A window of Enterobacter ludwigii genomic DNA:
CGCAGGGACTGTGCGACACGCTAAAAGGAAAGCCGCATGCTTGATCGACATATCCATCCACGGGTAAAGCCCGCCCTTAACCGGCTGGCGGCCTGGCTGGATAAACCCGGTATTACGCCCGACGGATTAACCGTGGCCGGGTTTGTCGTGGGCGTGCTGGCGCTACCGTTTCTGGCCCTCGGTTGGTATCTTGCCGCGCTTGTCGCCATCGTATTTAACCGCCTGCTGGATGGTCTGGACGGCGCGCTGGCACGGAGGAGAGGGCTGACGGATGCTGGAGGCTTTCTCGATATCGCTCTCGATTTTCTGTTCTATGCCCTGGTGCCGTTTGGCTTTGCACTGGCAGCTCCCGAAGAGAATGCGCTGGCCGCCGCCTGGCTGCTGTTCGCCTTTATCGGCACCGGCAGCAGCTTTCTGGCCTTTGCCGCGCTGGCGGCGAAACACGATATCGACAACCCGGGCTACGCGCACAAATCGTTTTATTACATCGGTGGTTTAACAGAAGGGACAGAGACCATTGCGCTGTTTGTACTGTGCTGCCTGTTTCCGGCGCACTTTACGCTTTTCGCGTGGGTATTCGGCGCGTTGTGCTGGCTGACCACCACAACGCGCATCTGGAGCGGTTATGTGACGTTGAAGTCACTCAATTCTTAGAGGGAACTCTCGGGCCCGCGCTCGCCGGTTGAGACCGGGTTTTGCGGGTGGCTGCTCCATTCGTACCAGCCGCCGTCATAGACGGCGACGTTCTTCCAGCCCATCGCCCGGGCGTACATAAAGGTCTCAGAGGCTCGCCAGCCGGTACCGCAGTAAAATGCGACATGCTGTTCCGGCAGGATATTCCAGCTTTTCCACATGCTGGCGATGTCGTCGGCGCTACGCATGGTGCCATCCGGGTTATGGAAATCCTCCATGTGAGTGGCGTCGCTTCCGCCAT
This region includes:
- a CDS encoding CDP-alcohol phosphatidyltransferase family protein; translated protein: MLDRHIHPRVKPALNRLAAWLDKPGITPDGLTVAGFVVGVLALPFLALGWYLAALVAIVFNRLLDGLDGALARRRGLTDAGGFLDIALDFLFYALVPFGFALAAPEENALAAAWLLFAFIGTGSSFLAFAALAAKHDIDNPGYAHKSFYYIGGLTEGTETIALFVLCCLFPAHFTLFAWVFGALCWLTTTTRIWSGYVTLKSLNS